From one Coriobacteriia bacterium genomic stretch:
- a CDS encoding DUF1292 domain-containing protein: protein MADETLENEELEGQDDDLVVLTDDDGEEVEFEHLDTIEYEGAQYVVLLPVEADEDEDEEEGDAAGVLILKAEKVEDADSEFSEEYVTIDDDELLDKVFALFCERHGDEYEFED, encoded by the coding sequence ATGGCAGACGAGACGCTTGAGAACGAGGAGCTTGAGGGCCAGGACGACGATCTGGTCGTGCTGACCGACGACGACGGCGAAGAGGTCGAGTTCGAGCACCTCGACACGATCGAGTACGAGGGCGCCCAGTACGTCGTGCTGCTGCCCGTCGAGGCCGACGAGGATGAGGACGAGGAGGAGGGCGACGCCGCCGGCGTGCTGATCCTCAAGGCCGAGAAGGTTGAGGACGCTGACTCCGAGTTCTCCGAGGAGTACGTCACGATCGACGATGATGAGCTGCTCGACAAGGTGTTCGCGCTGTTCTGCGAGCGCCACGGCGACGAGTACGAGTTCGAGGACTAA
- a CDS encoding YbaK/EbsC family protein, with protein sequence MSFETAKNYLAGLGLDDRVIVPDHSSATVEEAAEALGCEPARIAKTMAFLAADDTALLVVCAGDAHVNSGRFKAAFHTKAKMISPAEVEQLVGHAPGGVCPFGVREGVTCYLDESLRRFDAVYPACGDARSGVRLSPAELERAANAQGWVDICKGWQPEE encoded by the coding sequence ATGTCGTTTGAAACAGCCAAGAACTATCTCGCCGGGCTCGGCCTGGATGATCGCGTCATCGTACCCGACCATTCGAGCGCAACGGTCGAGGAGGCAGCCGAGGCACTGGGCTGCGAGCCCGCGAGGATCGCCAAGACGATGGCGTTTCTCGCAGCGGACGACACGGCCCTCCTTGTCGTCTGTGCCGGCGACGCGCACGTGAACTCGGGGCGCTTCAAGGCGGCGTTCCACACGAAGGCGAAGATGATCTCGCCCGCAGAGGTCGAGCAGCTCGTGGGTCACGCACCCGGCGGCGTCTGCCCGTTTGGCGTACGCGAGGGCGTCACGTGCTATCTCGATGAGTCGCTACGGCGCTTCGACGCCGTCTACCCGGCATGCGGGGACGCCCGCAGCGGCGTGCGCCTCTCCCCCGCCGAGCTGGAGCGTGCCGCAAACGCCCAGGGTTGGGTCGACATCTGCAAGGGATGGCAGCCGGAGGAGTAG
- the cobM gene encoding precorrin-4 C(11)-methyltransferase, with product MIHFVGAGSGAPDLITVRGQRLLAEADVVIWAGSLVNPALLDACRPDCELHDSSRMTLEDVIDVMERAEAAGRAVVRLHTGDPCVYGAIREQMDELDARGIPYDVTPGVSSFCGAAAALDAELTLPGVSQTVILTRLAGRTPMPAGEGMAELASHGASMVVFLSAGMLERLSDELLAGEAYGPDTPAALVYKASWPDERVVRCTVGTLAQAGRDAGIDRTALVLVGDALAACDPARVRSRDEGAATFRVPERSRLYDPTFSTGYRAASAEPSPNGKEPR from the coding sequence ATGATTCACTTCGTGGGGGCCGGGTCGGGGGCACCCGATCTCATTACGGTGCGCGGTCAGCGTCTTCTTGCCGAGGCCGACGTCGTGATCTGGGCGGGCAGCCTTGTGAACCCAGCGCTGCTCGACGCCTGCCGGCCCGATTGCGAGCTGCACGATTCGTCTCGCATGACGCTTGAGGACGTTATCGACGTCATGGAGCGGGCCGAGGCTGCGGGTCGTGCGGTCGTGCGCCTGCACACGGGCGATCCCTGCGTATACGGGGCCATCCGCGAACAGATGGACGAGCTGGACGCGCGGGGCATCCCTTACGACGTCACGCCGGGTGTCTCGAGCTTTTGCGGGGCGGCTGCGGCTCTCGATGCCGAGCTCACGCTCCCCGGTGTCAGCCAGACGGTCATCCTGACGCGTCTGGCGGGACGAACGCCTATGCCGGCGGGCGAGGGCATGGCGGAGTTGGCGTCGCACGGCGCGTCGATGGTTGTCTTTCTGTCAGCTGGCATGCTCGAACGGCTTTCCGATGAGCTGCTTGCAGGCGAGGCGTATGGGCCGGACACGCCGGCTGCTCTCGTCTACAAGGCAAGCTGGCCTGACGAGCGCGTCGTGCGCTGCACGGTGGGCACGCTTGCGCAGGCAGGCCGCGACGCCGGAATCGACCGGACGGCGCTCGTGCTCGTGGGTGACGCCCTGGCTGCGTGTGACCCGGCTCGGGTCCGCAGCCGGGACGAAGGTGCGGCGACCTTCCGTGTCCCGGAGCGCAGCCGCCTCTACGACCCGACGTTTTCGACAGGCTACCGGGCGGCGAGCGCGGAGCCGTCGCCGAATGGAAAGGAGCCGCGCTGA
- a CDS encoding sirohydrochlorin cobaltochelatase, producing the protein MAAVDNLGILFASFGTSYDDARVRCIDAVAADLQSAFPEAALAQAYTSSIVRRVLGRRGAQVDDARGALVRLAAQGVRNVVVQPGHLMPGHEYDKLRRQVSACAGVFDHVRVGEPLVASTDDVHRLVDLMAAEYPREQGRAIVLMGHGTDHFANVVYEAMNFYARVIGRDDMLIGTVESQPSLATLLRLMREHGGIERVTLAPLMLVAGDHATNDMAGGDPRSWASQLQAAGYEVSCVMRGLGEMPAVRRMYVEKARAALGGRDVASEAGV; encoded by the coding sequence ATGGCCGCTGTGGACAATCTCGGCATCCTATTCGCAAGCTTCGGCACGTCGTATGACGATGCTCGCGTGCGCTGCATCGACGCTGTGGCTGCCGACTTGCAGTCCGCTTTTCCCGAGGCTGCTTTGGCGCAGGCGTACACGAGTTCTATCGTGCGCCGCGTGCTCGGCCGGCGTGGCGCCCAGGTTGACGATGCCCGCGGAGCGCTCGTGAGGCTGGCGGCACAGGGCGTGCGCAACGTCGTCGTGCAGCCGGGCCACCTCATGCCCGGCCACGAGTACGACAAACTGCGGCGCCAGGTGTCTGCCTGCGCAGGCGTGTTTGACCACGTACGCGTGGGGGAGCCCCTCGTTGCCAGTACAGATGACGTTCATCGGCTCGTTGATCTTATGGCAGCGGAGTATCCGCGCGAGCAAGGGCGCGCCATCGTTCTCATGGGCCACGGGACGGACCACTTCGCCAACGTCGTTTACGAGGCGATGAACTTCTACGCGCGGGTCATAGGCCGCGATGACATGCTCATCGGAACGGTCGAGTCCCAGCCGAGCCTGGCGACGCTGCTGCGCCTCATGCGCGAGCACGGCGGCATCGAGCGCGTGACGCTTGCGCCGCTCATGCTCGTGGCCGGCGACCACGCGACAAACGACATGGCGGGCGGCGACCCGCGCAGCTGGGCGTCGCAGCTGCAGGCGGCAGGCTACGAGGTGTCGTGCGTCATGCGGGGGCTGGGCGAGATGCCGGCCGTTCGGCGGATGTATGTCGAGAAGGCGCGCGCGGCGCTGGGTGGCCGCGACGTGGCGTCGGAGGCCGGAGTGTAA
- the cbiD gene encoding cobalamin biosynthesis protein CbiD gives MALERYVYAGTKRLRCGYTTGSCAALAAQAACRMLLGEPAPERASLVTPNGVRVEADVLDAARAIDGTWARCAVRKDGGDDVDATDGLLVYAEVRFAREGEDPSAGGVAIRGGEGVGRVTRPGLEQPVGEAAINSVPRAMIVEQVHAVCAGHDERPERPIVVTVSVPGGAEVAARTFNPQLGIEGGISILGTTGIVEPRSVAALVDSIELEVRQRAAEGARELVIVPGNYGRDFVGAYLTQLMDVPLVSCSNYLGEALDFAARHGFERVLLVGHIGKLAKVAAGVMNTHSRVADCRCEVICAHAAMAGASQEVARQIMACATTDACLDVLDKAGLLAPVMASLTAAIADHVERRAAGAYESAVVLFSQVRGELARSAGAEALIGRMTGGA, from the coding sequence ATGGCGCTCGAGCGCTATGTCTATGCGGGAACGAAGCGCCTGCGCTGCGGGTACACGACGGGGAGCTGCGCGGCGCTGGCGGCCCAGGCGGCGTGTCGCATGCTGCTGGGTGAGCCGGCTCCTGAGCGGGCGAGCCTCGTGACGCCGAACGGCGTGCGCGTCGAGGCCGACGTGCTTGACGCAGCGCGCGCAATTGACGGGACGTGGGCTCGCTGCGCCGTGCGCAAAGACGGCGGCGACGACGTGGACGCAACCGACGGCCTGCTCGTCTACGCTGAGGTGCGGTTTGCGCGCGAGGGGGAGGATCCGTCGGCGGGCGGCGTCGCCATCCGGGGTGGCGAGGGCGTCGGTCGCGTGACGCGACCGGGTCTCGAGCAACCGGTGGGCGAGGCGGCTATTAACAGCGTGCCTCGCGCGATGATCGTCGAGCAGGTGCATGCCGTCTGCGCAGGGCACGACGAAAGGCCTGAGCGCCCCATTGTCGTGACCGTCAGCGTGCCGGGCGGTGCGGAGGTTGCGGCGCGCACGTTCAATCCGCAGCTCGGGATTGAGGGCGGCATCTCCATCCTCGGGACGACGGGCATCGTCGAGCCGCGCAGTGTGGCGGCGCTCGTCGACAGCATCGAGCTCGAGGTTCGCCAGCGCGCTGCCGAGGGCGCGCGCGAGCTCGTCATCGTCCCCGGCAACTACGGACGCGACTTTGTGGGGGCGTATCTGACGCAACTGATGGACGTGCCGCTCGTCTCGTGTTCCAACTACCTGGGTGAGGCGCTGGACTTTGCTGCGCGGCATGGCTTTGAGCGCGTGCTACTCGTGGGCCACATCGGCAAGCTCGCCAAGGTGGCTGCCGGCGTCATGAACACGCACTCGCGCGTAGCTGACTGCCGCTGCGAGGTCATCTGCGCACATGCGGCGATGGCAGGCGCGTCCCAAGAGGTCGCGCGCCAGATCATGGCATGCGCGACGACGGATGCCTGCCTCGACGTGCTGGACAAGGCCGGCCTGCTCGCGCCGGTTATGGCGAGCCTTACCGCCGCCATTGCCGACCACGTCGAGCGCCGCGCCGCCGGAGCGTACGAGAGCGCCGTTGTCCTCTTTTCCCAGGTGCGCGGCGAGCTCGCCCGAAGCGCCGGGGCGGAAGCGCTTATCGGGCGGATGACAGGCGGCGCGTGA
- a CDS encoding Abi family protein translates to MAANQAGSFFMPIKPFLSIDDQVAHLENMGFEIEDRSFVALCLAETNHYRIRAYWMTFERDGVIIPGTSFAMVWQIYRFDEALRLWLWKQIVPLEIKVRTQFAYWMAESCGPLSYCEAHFFANKNKHAVSMKAFEREVSRA, encoded by the coding sequence GTGGCAGCGAACCAGGCTGGGTCCTTTTTTATGCCGATCAAGCCCTTTCTATCCATCGATGATCAGGTCGCCCATTTAGAGAACATGGGCTTTGAAATAGAGGATCGCAGTTTTGTGGCTTTGTGCCTTGCGGAAACTAACCATTATCGCATTCGTGCGTATTGGATGACGTTCGAGCGCGATGGCGTAATTATTCCGGGGACTTCCTTTGCGATGGTCTGGCAAATCTACCGGTTTGACGAGGCGCTTCGCCTATGGCTATGGAAGCAGATTGTGCCTCTTGAAATAAAGGTACGGACTCAGTTTGCTTATTGGATGGCAGAATCCTGTGGGCCGCTTTCATATTGCGAGGCGCATTTCTTTGCCAATAAAAATAAACATGCCGTGTCAATGAAAGCGTTTGAGCGTGAGGTTTCCCGCGCGTAA
- a CDS encoding Abi family protein, with the protein MPCVVHNLQKYGQLPVWAAVEIMSMGLVSSLFGNVNRDSGSASLAASENMCAAFGVKYPLLRSWLHHLTNVRNVCGHHGRFYNRIMRVRPRMLRRDRQYACDKEFPTFLVLKRLYESSWPERWDGARRELTRLIDEYSDVDLNPMGFPEDWREILGECGASDSSC; encoded by the coding sequence GTGCCCTGCGTTGTTCACAATCTCCAGAAGTATGGCCAGCTTCCTGTGTGGGCGGCCGTTGAAATCATGTCCATGGGGCTTGTGTCTTCCCTTTTCGGCAATGTGAATAGGGACTCGGGCAGTGCATCATTGGCTGCTTCCGAGAATATGTGTGCTGCATTTGGTGTGAAATACCCGCTCCTTAGAAGCTGGCTGCATCATCTTACGAATGTTCGCAACGTCTGCGGGCACCATGGCCGCTTTTATAATCGCATCATGAGGGTGCGTCCGAGAATGCTGCGCCGGGATCGGCAGTATGCTTGCGATAAGGAGTTCCCCACGTTTCTTGTTCTGAAGAGGCTATACGAGAGCTCGTGGCCGGAGCGTTGGGATGGCGCTCGAAGGGAGTTGACCCGCCTCATCGACGAATATTCCGATGTCGACTTGAATCCCATGGGATTTCCTGAAGACTGGCGGGAGATTCTTGGGGAGTGCGGCGCGTCCGATTCTTCGTGCTAG
- the cobI gene encoding precorrin-2 C(20)-methyltransferase, producing MPATTPGALYAVGVGPGDPELMTLKAVRVLESCPVVAAVYSRGGRPRGSEASARSGATTAFDIARQVVDLGGKRVIELTFAMSRDPEVLRASHAAAAEAVCAELAEGRDVAMPILGDPSIYSTFHHIKPLVEAADFETRIIPGVPSFCAVAATLGANLTPSMDAPLHVLPAGYVDMRAALSLPGGKVFMKAGRSLDALSDALRDEGLLDRAGLVRDCGLPTQAVVPDLSDERARGEAAGGYFTTVVVR from the coding sequence ATGCCGGCGACGACTCCCGGCGCCCTCTACGCCGTGGGAGTGGGGCCGGGGGATCCGGAGCTCATGACGCTCAAGGCCGTGCGTGTGCTCGAGAGCTGCCCGGTTGTCGCTGCCGTGTATTCGAGGGGCGGGCGTCCTCGGGGCTCCGAGGCCTCGGCGCGCTCCGGTGCGACGACGGCGTTCGACATCGCGCGGCAGGTCGTTGACCTGGGCGGCAAGCGCGTCATCGAGCTGACGTTTGCTATGTCGCGTGACCCTGAGGTGTTGCGCGCAAGCCATGCCGCAGCGGCGGAGGCCGTGTGCGCCGAGCTCGCCGAGGGCCGTGACGTTGCAATGCCCATTCTGGGAGACCCGAGCATCTACTCGACGTTTCACCACATAAAGCCGCTCGTCGAGGCCGCAGACTTCGAGACGCGCATCATCCCTGGCGTGCCGAGCTTCTGCGCAGTCGCTGCGACGCTCGGTGCCAACCTCACCCCGTCCATGGACGCGCCGCTGCACGTGCTGCCGGCGGGCTATGTCGACATGCGTGCCGCACTCTCCCTACCTGGTGGCAAGGTCTTCATGAAGGCGGGCCGTAGCCTCGACGCCCTTTCCGACGCCCTGCGCGACGAGGGCCTGCTCGACCGCGCGGGCCTTGTGCGCGACTGTGGCCTGCCAACGCAGGCTGTCGTCCCGGACCTTTCCGATGAGCGGGCACGCGGCGAAGCAGCGGGCGGTTACTTCACGACCGTCGTGGTGAGGTGA
- a CDS encoding cobalamin biosynthesis protein: protein MHGADVDCPPHFENSDSTGHTAPAERWLASVSRGSGPGKEPLGPWTEYHFAHDDALLFVGAAGIAVRAIAPHVRSKASDPAVLVMDEAGTWVVPLLSGHIGGANRLALRIAQLAGAQPVLTTATDVRGMWAVDEWAAQRGLTIANPGAIRAVSAKLLAGGTVRLYSDVTLADELPAHVELADALRDADVVISPFAFSANRDEAPSPLHLIPRVIRVGIGCRRGVSEAQVESAWREALDVLVQRGAGVLDERSVAGVYSIDLKAHEPGLLSFCTRHGWSLTTYSAGELAAVEGMFTGSDFVRDVTGVDNVCERAAQLGGAWPVLPKQAHDGVTVALARADITLTFGDPLVVHAGEICEKEGSSL, encoded by the coding sequence ATGCATGGCGCAGACGTGGACTGCCCACCTCATTTTGAGAACTCTGACAGTACGGGGCACACCGCGCCTGCGGAACGTTGGCTTGCTTCCGTATCGCGGGGTTCGGGTCCGGGCAAGGAGCCGCTGGGCCCCTGGACGGAGTACCATTTCGCTCACGACGATGCCCTGCTGTTCGTGGGCGCGGCGGGCATTGCGGTGCGAGCCATCGCCCCGCATGTGCGCTCCAAGGCGTCCGACCCGGCTGTTCTCGTGATGGACGAGGCGGGCACATGGGTCGTTCCGCTGCTCTCGGGCCACATCGGCGGCGCGAACCGGCTGGCTTTGCGCATCGCCCAGCTGGCGGGCGCCCAGCCTGTGCTCACAACTGCCACCGATGTGCGGGGCATGTGGGCCGTCGATGAGTGGGCGGCCCAGCGCGGTCTTACCATTGCCAACCCGGGCGCCATCAGGGCCGTCTCGGCGAAGCTGCTTGCGGGCGGCACCGTGCGCCTGTACTCAGACGTAACGCTTGCCGATGAGCTGCCCGCGCATGTCGAGCTTGCCGACGCGCTTCGGGATGCCGATGTCGTGATTTCGCCGTTCGCTTTCTCTGCGAATCGGGACGAGGCGCCTTCTCCATTGCACCTTATCCCGCGCGTCATCCGTGTGGGCATCGGCTGTCGGCGGGGCGTCTCGGAGGCGCAGGTTGAGTCCGCGTGGCGGGAAGCGCTGGACGTGTTGGTGCAACGGGGCGCCGGCGTGCTTGACGAGCGGTCGGTCGCTGGCGTCTACTCCATCGACCTCAAGGCGCACGAGCCGGGGCTGCTCTCGTTCTGCACACGTCACGGCTGGTCTCTGACGACGTACTCTGCAGGGGAGCTCGCTGCAGTTGAAGGCATGTTTACGGGCTCGGACTTCGTGCGCGACGTCACGGGCGTCGACAACGTGTGCGAACGGGCGGCTCAGCTTGGCGGGGCCTGGCCGGTTCTTCCTAAGCAGGCACACGACGGCGTGACCGTTGCACTGGCTCGTGCCGACATCACTCTGACGTTTGGCGATCCCCTGGTTGTGCATGCGGGCGAGATATGCGAGAAGGAAGGTTCGTCTCTATGA
- the cobJ gene encoding precorrin-3B C(17)-methyltransferase has product MSETGCVHVVGLGPGDAAGMTAQAAETLTSADIIVGYTGYVALLGDLIADKDVISTPMRREVDRCRMALERAAAGADVALVCSGDAGIYGMAGLVLELAPDFPGVTVEIVAGVSAAQSGAALLGAPLGHDFATISLSDALTSWDVIERRLRAAAQADFCLALYNPRSHHRPDHLRRSVAALIDAGKSAETLCGWACNVGRDGQAYGTCSLAELADLDADMFTTVFVGNADTRLVNGRMVTPRGYRGVDERATSGGVGSCASETCAGGGTQQ; this is encoded by the coding sequence ATGAGCGAGACGGGATGCGTGCACGTGGTGGGTTTGGGGCCGGGAGACGCAGCCGGCATGACGGCGCAGGCTGCGGAGACGCTGACCTCAGCGGATATCATCGTGGGCTACACGGGCTACGTTGCCTTGCTCGGCGATCTCATCGCTGACAAGGACGTCATCTCGACGCCGATGCGCCGCGAGGTTGATCGCTGCCGAATGGCGCTCGAGCGGGCAGCTGCGGGCGCCGACGTTGCGCTCGTGTGCTCGGGTGACGCGGGCATCTACGGCATGGCGGGGCTTGTGCTCGAGCTCGCACCTGACTTCCCCGGCGTTACCGTCGAGATCGTCGCCGGTGTCTCGGCAGCCCAGAGCGGTGCCGCGCTGTTGGGGGCGCCCCTGGGCCACGATTTCGCGACGATCTCGCTCTCCGACGCGCTGACGAGTTGGGACGTCATCGAACGTCGCCTGCGTGCGGCGGCCCAGGCTGACTTCTGCCTCGCGCTCTACAACCCACGCAGCCACCATCGCCCCGACCATCTGCGTCGCTCCGTCGCCGCCCTGATCGACGCGGGAAAATCTGCCGAGACGCTGTGCGGGTGGGCGTGCAACGTGGGACGCGATGGTCAGGCCTACGGCACGTGCTCGCTGGCGGAGCTCGCCGATCTCGACGCTGACATGTTCACGACGGTGTTTGTGGGCAATGCCGACACGCGTCTCGTCAATGGTCGCATGGTGACGCCGCGTGGCTACCGGGGCGTGGACGAGCGGGCCACGTCGGGAGGCGTGGGGTCTTGCGCGAGTGAAACGTGTGCCGGGGGAGGAACTCAGCAATGA
- the cbiT gene encoding precorrin-6Y C5,15-methyltransferase (decarboxylating) subunit CbiT: MRDGRFECGGTVSADAASPFPQADEAASPDASRHIAIVGMGPGDPDLLTVAAVRALKRAQLIVGAPRLLDALPEGCAAQRVSAVSTQAIVEALAMDAGDGCTWERAVVVMSGDIGLFSGARTLPERLACELPGCEISLIPGISSLQLLAARLARPWQDWRIASAHGVACDVVTQAREAWRTGASLFLVTGGATKAHDLCARLAEAGLGAARVSVGECLGYPEERLMQASAAELSCETFDSLAVMLVEALPDGEGMPDVAWPWETPGIPDEAFVRGSVPMTKQETRVVALAKLRLRADDTVWDVGAGTGSVSVEASLIVRRGHVCAVERNADALALIRENAKKFGCSNIEVVGGEAPAALEGLPRPDAVFVGGSGGELDAILEQARATNHAVRVCVACITLETLAEATRLLAGPGWAAFEACQVSVARSQEAGSYHLMRAQNPVYLVSAQGVLPASAASGACGSDVDYPDGLAS; this comes from the coding sequence ATGAGAGATGGCAGATTTGAATGCGGGGGAACGGTATCTGCCGATGCCGCAAGCCCCTTCCCGCAGGCTGACGAGGCGGCTTCTCCCGACGCTTCTCGCCACATCGCCATCGTCGGCATGGGGCCAGGCGACCCCGACCTTTTGACGGTGGCTGCCGTCCGAGCGCTCAAGCGGGCGCAGCTCATCGTCGGAGCGCCTCGCTTGCTCGATGCGCTTCCAGAGGGTTGCGCCGCTCAGCGCGTTTCGGCCGTCTCGACGCAGGCCATCGTGGAAGCCCTGGCCATGGACGCCGGCGATGGATGCACGTGGGAGCGGGCCGTCGTCGTCATGAGCGGAGACATCGGCCTGTTCAGCGGGGCGCGCACCTTGCCTGAGCGCCTGGCCTGCGAGCTTCCCGGTTGCGAGATATCCCTTATCCCTGGCATCAGCTCGCTGCAGTTGCTTGCGGCGAGGCTTGCCCGGCCGTGGCAGGACTGGCGCATCGCGAGCGCCCACGGCGTCGCCTGTGACGTTGTCACCCAGGCTCGCGAGGCCTGGCGAACCGGTGCCTCGCTGTTCCTCGTGACCGGCGGCGCGACGAAGGCCCACGACCTGTGCGCGCGGCTCGCCGAGGCGGGCCTGGGCGCAGCGCGCGTCTCCGTAGGGGAGTGCCTGGGTTACCCCGAGGAACGGCTCATGCAGGCCAGCGCTGCGGAGCTGTCGTGCGAGACGTTCGACAGCCTCGCCGTCATGCTCGTGGAGGCGCTCCCCGATGGCGAGGGAATGCCGGATGTCGCCTGGCCATGGGAGACGCCGGGCATCCCTGACGAGGCGTTTGTGCGTGGATCCGTCCCGATGACGAAGCAAGAGACGCGCGTCGTCGCCCTCGCCAAGCTGAGGCTGCGTGCGGATGACACCGTGTGGGACGTCGGCGCCGGGACGGGGTCCGTCTCGGTCGAGGCGTCCCTTATCGTGCGCCGAGGGCACGTTTGCGCCGTCGAGCGCAACGCCGATGCCCTTGCGCTCATTCGGGAGAACGCCAAGAAGTTCGGTTGCTCCAACATCGAGGTCGTCGGAGGTGAGGCGCCGGCGGCCCTCGAAGGGCTGCCCCGACCTGACGCCGTGTTCGTCGGTGGGTCGGGCGGCGAGCTTGATGCCATCTTGGAGCAGGCCCGTGCGACAAATCATGCCGTGCGCGTTTGCGTCGCCTGCATCACGCTTGAGACGCTTGCCGAGGCGACGCGTCTGCTGGCAGGGCCGGGCTGGGCGGCTTTTGAGGCATGCCAGGTCAGTGTGGCACGCTCCCAGGAAGCCGGAAGCTACCACCTGATGCGCGCCCAGAATCCCGTCTACCTCGTGAGTGCACAGGGGGTGTTGCCTGCATCGGCCGCCTCCGGTGCCTGCGGGTCTGATGTGGACTACCCGGATGGGCTCGCCTCATGA
- a CDS encoding cobyrinate a,c-diamide synthase, with amino-acid sequence MIAAPASGSGKTTLTCGLVRLLVDEGLRPTALKCGPDYIDPQFHRRVSGVPGGNLDTYFTDAPTCRSLLVRAAQGCGIAVLEGVMGYYDGIVGGGTTASSYDVARATSTPVVLVLNARGASLTLAALVHGLATFRPDASIAGVILNDCSPSLCARLRPELEAETGVRVLGCLPRDERFSFESRHLGLVGAAEIADLRERIGALAATLHETLDVDALLAIAHSVPELDAPAYRSAPLVPKGAPRPRIAVARDEAFSFYYDENLRMLEDLGAELAFFSPLTDAGLPESSCGLYLGGGYPELHARELAENAGMREAVRIAAQRAAAGGAPVLAECGGFMYLMRELVDADGIAWPMAGALEGMTRNEGRLRHFGYVELESGVESLLGPVGAHVRAHEFHYWHADNEGSACTARKPAGAASAGWPCMVAQRTLLAGYPHVYFPAHPQLAENFVRAALAAR; translated from the coding sequence ATGATCGCTGCGCCCGCGAGCGGCTCCGGCAAGACGACGCTCACGTGTGGCTTGGTGCGCCTGCTTGTGGATGAGGGCTTGCGACCGACGGCGCTCAAGTGCGGCCCCGACTACATAGACCCGCAGTTCCACCGACGCGTCTCCGGCGTGCCGGGCGGCAACCTCGACACGTACTTCACCGATGCGCCCACGTGTCGTTCGCTTCTCGTTCGCGCAGCTCAGGGATGCGGTATCGCCGTGCTCGAAGGCGTCATGGGCTACTACGATGGCATCGTGGGCGGAGGCACGACGGCCAGCAGCTACGACGTCGCCCGCGCCACGTCGACGCCTGTCGTGCTCGTGCTGAACGCACGCGGCGCCTCGCTTACACTGGCGGCACTCGTCCACGGCCTGGCGACGTTTCGCCCCGACGCCAGCATCGCAGGCGTCATCCTCAACGACTGTTCGCCGAGCCTCTGCGCCCGACTGCGCCCCGAGCTCGAGGCAGAGACGGGCGTACGCGTGCTGGGCTGCCTGCCCCGAGACGAGCGGTTTTCCTTCGAGAGCCGCCATCTGGGGCTCGTGGGTGCTGCCGAGATCGCGGACCTGCGCGAACGCATCGGGGCCCTTGCTGCGACGCTGCACGAGACGCTTGACGTCGACGCGTTGCTGGCTATCGCCCACTCTGTGCCCGAGCTCGATGCCCCGGCGTATCGGAGCGCGCCACTCGTTCCCAAGGGGGCGCCTCGACCCCGCATCGCCGTGGCGCGTGACGAAGCGTTCTCGTTCTACTACGACGAGAACCTGCGTATGCTCGAGGATCTCGGTGCCGAGCTCGCGTTCTTCAGCCCGCTGACAGACGCCGGTCTGCCGGAGAGCTCGTGCGGGCTCTACCTGGGCGGAGGCTATCCCGAGCTCCACGCGCGCGAGCTGGCCGAAAACGCGGGCATGCGCGAGGCCGTGCGCATCGCGGCTCAGCGGGCGGCTGCCGGCGGGGCGCCCGTGCTGGCGGAGTGCGGCGGCTTCATGTACCTGATGCGCGAGCTTGTCGACGCCGACGGGATCGCGTGGCCCATGGCGGGCGCGCTGGAAGGCATGACGCGCAACGAGGGGCGACTGCGCCACTTCGGCTACGTCGAGCTGGAGTCCGGCGTCGAAAGTCTGCTGGGTCCTGTTGGCGCGCACGTGCGGGCGCATGAGTTTCACTACTGGCATGCCGACAACGAGGGGAGTGCTTGCACGGCTCGAAAGCCGGCGGGCGCGGCTTCCGCTGGCTGGCCGTGCATGGTTGCGCAACGCACGCTGCTGGCCGGCTACCCCCACGTCTACTTCCCGGCGCACCCCCAGCTTGCCGAGAACTTTGTGCGCGCGGCTTTGGCGGCGCGCTGA